tttaaaaaaattaatatatggatacatataatataaaatCTAAAGGAAGTAATGAGTCGCAATTCTTGACTAAAGGTGACTTGAAAATAGCACAAATTAAAGACCGGTTTTCTTTACTtttatcttttatttaatttcattaGGGTTAATTTACATACCTGTGTCTATTTTCATTCTATTAATTAGAGAAAAACCGCATCCTGTTTTCTATGCGCACAGCATTTGTACTTGAATATCTTCTTATTCGATAGCAGTAGTGAGAGAGAGTAGAGAGAGGAACAGAATCATGTTCCATGCCAAGAAACCTTCAAGTATGAATCCTCACGAGCACTCCATGTGTGTTCAAGGAGATTCGGGCCTTGTTCTTACTACTGATCCAAAGCCTCGGCTCCGGTGGACTGTGGAACTTCATGAACGATTCGTGGATGCTGTTACTCAACTCGGAGGCCCTGATAGTATGTATCTTTAGTATATAGACATGTTTGTACGTCATATTTATCATTTTCAATGATCTGTTGTTGTAAATCCATGTTCTTGGTTCTGTAATTTAATTTGTGATTTAGAGGCAACGCCAAAGACTATTATGAGAGTTATGGGGGTCAAGGGTTTGACGCTATATCATCTAAAGAGCCATCttcaggttttttttttttatctatcatgggctatatatatatcatctctttctttttttcgtGCATAATCCTGATCAGTTTTTATATAGAACACGAGAGTTTCATGATCGACTCATCTTCACGAGTCGCGGAGCTAATTTCTGTGTGTAGTTctgatttataatttatttcatgCTTCTGTATTTTTAGAAATTCAGGCTTGGAAAACAGCCTCACAAAGAATTTAGTGATCATTCAATGAAGGATGGTAAGATTTATCAGTTAATAGAGTATGCATGCCATACAGtaccatttttttatttttgatcaATCTACCCTTTTGATAaggaatattaattattaaataatttaattgttGCAGCTTCATCTTTAGAACTCCAACGAAACAACATTGCATCATCATCTGGAATGCTTGGACGTAACATGAATGAGTACGTTGTGTTTCATTATCTTCATGGTTTGGAACTTTAATGAGTTGTATGTATAATCACTTATCTTATAATTGACCCGATTAGCATGCAAATGGAGGTGAACAGAAGGCTCCATGAACAATTAGAGGTAAACAGCTTCTGAAAAACCATTGCAGTATATATTTTTCTAAATCTAGTTATATGTAGTGtatatatatgcatatttagtgaaaataaataaatattcatatAAATTTTATAGGTGCAAAGACATCTTCAACTGAGAATTGAGGCTCAAGGGAAATACATGCAGGCCATTCTTGAGAAAgcatgtcaaactctggcaggTGAAAACATGGTGGCCGCTGCTTCCGCGAGCTACAACAAGCCCAATATTAACCCTGAGGTTTCCGTCATGAATTTCCCGTCTCTTCAAGATCTCAACATTTATGGAAGTAGTGATCAACTTCATCATCAAACCATGGAGAGATCATCGTCCATGGGTTCATTCATGCGGAGCAACAGCAACGACAATTTCTTAACAAGAACGAAGTCAAATCCATACAACAACACTGGTAAAAGCACTTTTATTTGGGCCGATGATTTGAGGCCGCTTCAGGAATTGGGTACAGCTGCTGCATCATGCAATATCGATGATCACCAAATTCAGATTGCTCCATTGTCGATTGAGAGAGGCTGCGAAATTGATTCAGCGGTAGAGGATTTTTATGAAGAGACGCTCGTTTTGTCCAGAGAACACGAGGCATTGAGGGAGAAGAAGTTCGATGTGGTGAAGCTCGAACGGCAGTCTCGCCGGATGAACCCCCAGGCCATCAGTACCGGCGGAGTTACTCATGACCGGAACTCGCCTTTCCGATGATTAATTAGGGGATTTAATCATTTCTGTTAtactgaaaattttaatttcttttaaattaattagtcataattaagtactttattatattatatgctTCTAAGTATAAGAGGTTTGGAATTTTACCATTGATTGATATTTGGAATTTCAAAATAGCTAGCTAGCTAGCTATTGAAAGAAAAAGGAAGGGTTTTAAATTAAAGCTATAGAGTGTGGCATCGCTGATTCGGTATGGTGATTGTGTATAGTGTAATGGCTGTTTCTTATTTTAAATCACAATGATGCGCGGcaacaaaaattattatttttaaataaaatcatacgtaaaattaAAGATTTTGAATTTAAGCAAAGATATAATCAACTCTGTAATATGATTTTCGGCGGTAACCCTCTTTTGACTCTCCTTTACCTTGAATTAATTCTTAAATTAATGTTGGC
This region of Primulina eburnea isolate SZY01 chromosome 14, ASM2296580v1, whole genome shotgun sequence genomic DNA includes:
- the LOC140813041 gene encoding myb family transcription factor IPN2-like, with protein sequence MFHAKKPSSMNPHEHSMCVQGDSGLVLTTDPKPRLRWTVELHERFVDAVTQLGGPDKATPKTIMRVMGVKGLTLYHLKSHLQKFRLGKQPHKEFSDHSMKDASSLELQRNNIASSSGMLGRNMNDMQMEVNRRLHEQLEVQRHLQLRIEAQGKYMQAILEKACQTLAGENMVAAASASYNKPNINPEVSVMNFPSLQDLNIYGSSDQLHHQTMERSSSMGSFMRSNSNDNFLTRTKSNPYNNTGKSTFIWADDLRPLQELGTAAASCNIDDHQIQIAPLSIERGCEIDSAVEDFYEETLVLSREHEALREKKFDVVKLERQSRRMNPQAISTGGVTHDRNSPFR